The following proteins are encoded in a genomic region of Desulfovibrio sp. X2:
- a CDS encoding HDOD domain-containing protein, whose amino-acid sequence MSSDLKSDTREVVLEVRSLPTLPKVLDKVTELLENPESSMEEIAKIISTDQVLSAKVLKMVNSPIYGFPGRIGSVQHALVLLGVNVIRGIIISTSVFDMMVKAMQGLWEHSVGCALACNCIARKVGFKDPEEYSVAGLLHDLGKVVMAVQLPEMEQQVMQTVKARDVSYFEAEKLVMGFGHDRINAWLADNWHLPPNLKEGMSYHHKPQLAPLYPDIAAVIHVGDFLVRVFEFGSGGDDQVPVLLPEALRQLKLKTQDLEEIMDTLGRELVDVADLNFS is encoded by the coding sequence ATGAGCAGCGATCTGAAGAGCGATACCAGGGAAGTCGTCCTGGAGGTCCGGAGCCTGCCGACGCTGCCCAAGGTCCTGGACAAGGTCACCGAGCTTCTCGAGAACCCCGAGTCCTCCATGGAGGAGATCGCCAAGATCATCTCCACGGACCAGGTCCTCTCGGCCAAGGTCCTGAAGATGGTCAACTCGCCCATCTACGGCTTCCCGGGCCGCATCGGTTCTGTCCAGCACGCGCTGGTGCTGCTCGGCGTCAACGTCATCCGCGGCATCATCATCTCCACCTCGGTCTTCGACATGATGGTCAAGGCCATGCAGGGGCTGTGGGAGCACAGCGTGGGCTGTGCCCTGGCCTGCAACTGCATCGCGCGCAAGGTCGGCTTCAAGGACCCGGAGGAATATTCCGTGGCCGGACTGCTGCACGACCTGGGCAAGGTGGTCATGGCCGTGCAGCTTCCGGAGATGGAGCAGCAGGTCATGCAGACCGTGAAGGCACGCGACGTCTCCTATTTCGAGGCCGAGAAGCTGGTCATGGGCTTCGGCCACGACCGCATCAACGCCTGGCTGGCCGACAACTGGCACCTGCCCCCCAACCTGAAGGAGGGCATGTCCTACCACCACAAGCCGCAGCTCGCGCCCCTCTATCCGGACATCGCGGCCGTGATCCACGTGGGCGACTTCCTGGTGCGCGTCTTCGAGTTCGGCTCCGGCGGCGACGACCAGGTGCCCGTGCTCCTGCCCGAAGCCCTGCGTCAGCTGAAGCTCAAGACGCAGGACCTCGAGGAAATCATGGACACGCTGGGCCGAGAGTTGGTCGACGTGGCCGACCTCAACTTCTCCTGA
- a CDS encoding response regulator → MSECPAACRFQRRQRVFCISPDPELRTLLQSLWSSEEMEWVSFERGRTAVETLFNEPPDLLVVDYNLPDISGGEVAALVKSENVYRQLPVVLCLTREDLARGVDFGRIECDDFLIAPYDPDEIRSRICLTLSRAMRSLDANPLSKLPGNTSIIQRIQELIDRKEDFALAYVDLDYFKSFNDKYGFSRGDEVLMMSARVIVNTIRSFGNSKTFVGHVGGDDFVFITPPDIVEDACKRIIQSFDGIVPHFYDADDRAQGFIRSTDRQGQVREFPLMAVSIAVVFNTDGRLGHYGEASAIAGALKKKAKENPKSCYVLDRRDSPVPAEVSAEEPEEGPGDD, encoded by the coding sequence ATGAGCGAGTGTCCGGCAGCGTGCAGGTTCCAGCGGCGGCAGCGGGTCTTCTGCATCTCGCCCGACCCCGAGCTGCGCACCCTCCTGCAGTCCCTGTGGAGCAGCGAGGAGATGGAGTGGGTCTCCTTCGAGCGCGGCCGCACGGCCGTGGAGACGCTCTTCAACGAGCCGCCAGACCTGCTCGTTGTGGACTACAACCTTCCCGACATCTCGGGCGGCGAGGTGGCCGCCCTGGTCAAGAGCGAGAACGTCTACCGACAGCTGCCCGTGGTCCTCTGCCTGACGCGCGAGGACCTGGCCAGGGGGGTCGATTTCGGGCGCATCGAGTGCGACGACTTCCTGATCGCGCCCTACGATCCCGACGAGATCCGCTCGCGCATCTGCCTCACGCTCTCGCGGGCCATGCGCAGCCTGGACGCCAACCCCTTGTCCAAGCTGCCGGGCAACACGAGCATCATCCAGCGCATCCAGGAGCTCATCGACCGCAAGGAAGACTTCGCCCTGGCTTACGTGGACCTCGACTATTTCAAGTCCTTCAACGACAAGTACGGCTTTTCGCGCGGCGACGAGGTGCTGATGATGTCCGCCAGGGTCATCGTCAACACCATCCGCAGCTTCGGGAACTCCAAGACCTTCGTCGGCCACGTGGGCGGCGACGACTTCGTCTTCATCACCCCGCCGGACATTGTGGAGGATGCCTGCAAGCGCATCATCCAGAGCTTCGACGGCATCGTGCCGCATTTCTACGACGCGGACGACCGCGCCCAGGGCTTCATCCGCTCCACGGACCGTCAGGGACAGGTGCGGGAGTTCCCGCTCATGGCCGTGTCCATCGCCGTGGTCTTCAACACCGACGGCCGCCTGGGCCATTACGGCGAGGCCTCGGCCATCGCCGGCGCGCTCAAGAAGAAGGCCAAGGAAAACCCCAAGAGCTGCTATGTCCTCGACAGGCGGGACTCCCCCGTCCCAGCGGAAGTATCCGCGGAAGAACCTGAGGAAGGGCCCGGAGACGACTGA
- a CDS encoding tyrosine recombinase XerC, which produces MSSTGGTPPSQRKYPRKNLRKGPETTEPPAPSELLHRYLDYLAAEKGYSGATCAAYGRDLAQFADYLADQGLSLDTPARIDKNHVRGHLAMLHRAGTKKSSMARKLSSLRGFFRFLRTVGEVSATPLAGLSNPKQDKRHPRALNVDQALALLEAHVDPDPAGLRDLALAELLYGAGLRISEALGLDVEDIDPSLGLVRIMGKGGKERLAPLGTQALTRIARWIEQRGALAADARERALFVGQRGARLDRREAQRIVQRLAGVSGLPQRISPHTLRHSFATHMLEAGADLRSVQELLGHERLTTTQRYTHLNMQHLMQTYDKAHPRAAREGSGPEQPHAKPKRPEEMPSVADGNDVRTGRKAPDDD; this is translated from the coding sequence ATGTCCTCGACAGGCGGGACTCCCCCGTCCCAGCGGAAGTATCCGCGGAAGAACCTGAGGAAGGGCCCGGAGACGACTGAGCCTCCGGCGCCTTCCGAGCTGCTTCACCGCTACCTGGATTACCTTGCCGCGGAGAAGGGCTATTCCGGGGCCACCTGCGCGGCCTACGGCCGCGACCTCGCGCAGTTCGCCGACTACCTCGCGGACCAGGGGCTTTCCCTGGACACGCCCGCGCGCATCGACAAGAACCACGTGCGCGGCCATCTGGCCATGCTGCACCGCGCGGGTACCAAGAAGAGCTCCATGGCGCGCAAGCTCTCGAGCCTGCGCGGCTTCTTCCGCTTCCTGCGCACGGTGGGCGAGGTTTCCGCAACTCCGCTGGCCGGGCTCTCGAACCCCAAGCAGGACAAGCGCCATCCCCGCGCCCTCAACGTGGACCAGGCCCTGGCCCTGCTCGAGGCGCACGTCGATCCCGATCCCGCCGGGCTGCGCGACCTGGCCCTGGCCGAGCTGCTCTACGGCGCGGGGCTTCGCATCAGCGAGGCGCTGGGCCTGGACGTGGAGGACATCGACCCCTCGCTCGGACTGGTCAGGATCATGGGCAAGGGCGGCAAGGAGCGGCTGGCCCCGCTCGGCACCCAGGCGCTCACGCGCATCGCGCGCTGGATCGAGCAGCGGGGCGCCCTGGCCGCTGACGCGCGCGAGCGGGCGCTTTTCGTGGGGCAGCGCGGGGCCCGGCTCGACCGGCGCGAGGCGCAGCGCATCGTGCAGCGCCTCGCAGGCGTCTCGGGGCTGCCGCAGCGCATCAGCCCGCACACCCTGCGCCACAGCTTCGCCACGCACATGCTGGAGGCCGGAGCGGACCTGCGCAGCGTGCAGGAGCTGCTGGGCCACGAGCGGCTGACCACCACGCAGCGCTACACGCACCTGAACATGCAGCACCTCATGCAGACCTACGACAAGGCCCACCCGCGTGCCGCCAGGGAAGGGAGCGGCCCGGAACAGCCCCACGCCAAGCCGAAACGGCCGGAGGAAATGCCGTCCGTTGCGGACGGCAACGACGTCCGCACGGGGCGCAAGGCCCCGGACGACGACTAG
- the lhgO gene encoding L-2-hydroxyglutarate oxidase, with translation MESARIVVCGGGVVGLTLARELLARGEDSVAVLEKEPDVGLHASGRNSGVLHAGIYYAEGSEKARTCLAGNRLMKAYCREQGLPLLENGKVMVTASEAQLPVLHELHRRALAAGADVALVDAHELAEIEPHARTCGQALHSRETAVISPKAVMHSLRAELEAAPGARLLRGCRVLGRGPAHDGRRSVETTLGRIGYEVLVNASGAHADKVAAMFGAGLGYRLLPFKGLYRRLVPERTHLVRGSVYPVPDIRNPFLGVHFTRSVTGEVHIGPTAIPAFGRENYGILKGLDAEAVSILLRDARLFVHNPKFRSVALSEPRKYLFAAFFRDAARLLRDLRPEDIAPSAKVGIRPQLVDVTSNELVMDFVLERSGHELHVLNAISPAFTSSLAFASRLADRVLAML, from the coding sequence ATGGAAAGCGCGCGGATCGTCGTCTGCGGCGGGGGCGTGGTCGGCCTGACACTGGCCCGGGAGCTGCTCGCGCGGGGCGAGGACTCCGTGGCCGTGCTCGAGAAGGAGCCGGACGTGGGACTGCACGCCTCGGGCCGCAACTCGGGCGTACTGCACGCGGGCATCTACTACGCCGAAGGAAGCGAGAAGGCCCGCACCTGCCTTGCCGGAAACCGCCTGATGAAGGCCTATTGCCGCGAGCAGGGCCTGCCGCTTCTGGAAAACGGGAAGGTCATGGTCACGGCGAGCGAGGCGCAGCTCCCGGTGCTGCACGAGCTGCACCGCCGGGCCCTGGCCGCCGGCGCCGACGTGGCCCTGGTCGACGCGCATGAGCTGGCCGAGATCGAACCCCACGCACGAACCTGCGGCCAGGCGCTCCACTCGCGCGAGACGGCGGTCATCTCGCCCAAGGCCGTGATGCACAGCCTGCGCGCCGAATTGGAGGCCGCGCCGGGCGCGCGACTGCTGCGCGGCTGCCGCGTGCTCGGCCGCGGCCCTGCCCATGACGGAAGGCGGAGCGTGGAAACCACGCTCGGCCGCATCGGTTACGAGGTCCTCGTCAACGCCTCCGGCGCCCATGCGGACAAGGTCGCGGCCATGTTCGGCGCAGGGCTTGGCTACCGCCTGCTGCCCTTCAAGGGGCTCTACCGCCGCCTCGTCCCCGAGCGGACGCACCTCGTGCGGGGCAGCGTCTACCCGGTGCCGGACATCAGGAACCCCTTCCTCGGCGTGCACTTCACGCGCTCGGTCACGGGCGAGGTGCACATCGGCCCCACGGCCATTCCGGCCTTCGGCCGCGAGAACTACGGCATCCTCAAGGGACTGGACGCCGAGGCGGTCTCCATCCTCCTGCGCGACGCCCGGCTTTTCGTGCACAACCCGAAATTTCGCAGCGTGGCCCTCTCCGAGCCGCGCAAGTACCTCTTCGCGGCCTTCTTCCGCGATGCCGCGCGCCTGCTGCGCGACCTGCGGCCCGAGGACATCGCTCCGAGCGCCAAGGTCGGCATCCGGCCGCAGCTCGTGGACGTCACGAGCAACGAGCTGGTCATGGACTTCGTGCTCGAACGGAGCGGACACGAGCTGCACGTGCTGAACGCAATCTCCCCGGCCTTCACCAGCTCCCTGGCCTTCGCCTCCCGCCTGGCGGACCGCGTCCTCGCCATGCTCTAG
- a CDS encoding PPC domain-containing DNA-binding protein, whose amino-acid sequence MLVSEGRIGRVFVVRLEDGDRLPDALEALAAEKKLAAGVCMLLGGAREGRLVTGPLDGEAAQIRPIIESFGEVHEMAALGTIFPDAEGTPRLHMHGSFGRANATRTGCMRQGVDVWRLAECVVIEVLDADMVRKVDPAFGFEVLTGR is encoded by the coding sequence ATGCTGGTATCTGAAGGCCGCATCGGCCGCGTCTTCGTCGTCCGCCTGGAGGACGGCGACCGCCTGCCCGACGCCCTTGAAGCCCTGGCCGCGGAAAAGAAGCTCGCGGCCGGCGTCTGCATGCTGCTCGGCGGCGCCAGGGAAGGCAGGCTGGTGACCGGCCCGCTGGACGGCGAGGCCGCGCAGATCAGGCCCATCATCGAAAGCTTCGGCGAGGTCCACGAGATGGCCGCCCTGGGCACCATCTTCCCGGACGCCGAGGGCACGCCGCGCCTGCACATGCACGGCAGCTTCGGCCGGGCCAATGCGACCAGGACCGGCTGCATGCGCCAGGGCGTGGACGTCTGGCGGCTGGCGGAATGCGTGGTCATCGAGGTGCTCGACGCGGACATGGTCCGCAAGGTGGACCCGGCCTTCGGCTTCGAGGTCCTGACCGGCCGCTGA
- a CDS encoding PD-(D/E)XK nuclease family protein, with product MSTRPIRIIPWQADFPSALADTLVREHADRMADCLVVFPHHRPARYLAARLTEHEGLAKPCLLPETTTFTELVSRLRAATHAMPLVQAGPLDRVALLHEAVQGLDARTSGLLADLPREIERFLPWGIRLSELMEELMRHGLPPRDLLAAEDEVLPEAAALLGHCEAIYSAYLGLLAREGLTTPGNDCRLVLQALDEVPAVLDGHPLVIAGFYALSGAEDAIFRALWQSGSADVLWHADPGIAQGRGHWCLEELRAWAGRWGARPVVEATCAPAGEADAPTLRFVEAYDRHSELLELGRELARLPEDQAAAVVLPDEALLPPVLHHLPERECNISMGYPLERASLAQLVETLLRLQENGLSGRYVWRDVVALIRHPYLKMLDLHGERPLRTVFRQWEKELRGGEKLVDPLTWAPQYADLGMVDGARAVDALLRRLLRCCLTAFAEARTLAGLAEALRGLCDLLVEHGGELWRDYLLDAECLFRLRTSLLPALAHSRLSHEELPHSVLFAVLRQVLAGERVPFEPEPITGLQVVGMLETRLLRFPRLFVLEATEERLPGTPGHDPLLPDTLRARLGLPDLRARDTVAAYTFFRLLAGAEEAVLFYRQGDAPGLLESTPVRSRFVEMLLWEEEKRRGSLIKPGMPPLASVSLPLSPIRSEALAVEKTEAVRAALLGRLRSKGLSPTALDAYVRCPKSFFLRHVCRLRPPDEVSEDGDPAALGSLVHRVLSDFLAPYAGHETNLAALPGEELAERFSYALRTEPFFQSMPLDARIVLDRTGRSRLKNFLAGQPHTTILALEERFETRLPFAGEEIALSGIVDRLDRRGGRLVVVDYKTGRVQKAKMALWDDAALWQACAEWSPGGDDPLPRLAGPLGSLQLPMYMTLCWGREGEAPADAAWVELADQGAEIAYFPRNFGQEERDRVIRELTPALLRFLLHHMEHAPTFEPVPQDACRYCDVRGPCGA from the coding sequence GTGAGCACGCGCCCGATCCGCATCATCCCCTGGCAGGCCGACTTTCCTTCGGCGCTTGCGGATACCCTCGTGCGCGAGCACGCGGACCGCATGGCCGACTGCCTGGTCGTCTTCCCGCACCACCGGCCCGCGCGCTACCTCGCCGCGCGCCTGACGGAGCACGAGGGACTCGCAAAGCCCTGCCTCCTGCCCGAGACCACGACCTTCACCGAGCTCGTCTCCCGGCTGCGCGCAGCGACCCACGCCATGCCCCTCGTCCAGGCCGGTCCGCTGGACCGCGTCGCCCTGCTGCACGAGGCGGTGCAGGGGCTCGATGCGCGCACCTCCGGACTGCTTGCTGATCTGCCGCGGGAGATAGAGCGCTTCCTGCCCTGGGGCATCCGCCTCTCAGAGCTCATGGAGGAGCTCATGCGCCACGGGCTGCCCCCGCGCGACCTGCTGGCGGCCGAGGACGAGGTGTTGCCCGAAGCCGCGGCCCTGCTCGGCCACTGCGAGGCGATCTATTCCGCCTACCTCGGCCTGCTCGCCCGCGAGGGGCTGACGACGCCGGGCAACGACTGCAGGCTGGTTCTTCAAGCGCTGGATGAAGTTCCTGCCGTACTCGACGGCCACCCGCTGGTGATCGCCGGATTCTACGCCCTGTCCGGGGCCGAGGACGCCATCTTCCGCGCCCTCTGGCAGAGCGGCTCGGCCGACGTGCTCTGGCATGCCGATCCCGGCATCGCCCAGGGCCGGGGGCACTGGTGCCTGGAGGAGCTGCGCGCCTGGGCAGGACGCTGGGGCGCGCGTCCCGTGGTCGAGGCGACCTGTGCTCCGGCCGGGGAAGCCGACGCCCCGACTCTGCGCTTCGTCGAGGCCTACGACCGCCACTCCGAACTTCTCGAGTTGGGGCGCGAACTCGCCCGTCTGCCCGAGGACCAGGCCGCGGCCGTGGTCCTTCCGGACGAGGCGCTGCTGCCGCCGGTCCTGCACCATCTGCCGGAGCGCGAGTGCAACATCTCCATGGGCTATCCGCTCGAACGCGCGAGCCTTGCCCAGCTCGTGGAAACGCTGCTCAGGCTTCAGGAGAACGGCCTCTCCGGCCGCTACGTCTGGCGCGACGTGGTGGCGCTCATCCGCCATCCCTACCTGAAGATGCTCGACCTTCACGGCGAACGGCCGCTGCGCACCGTGTTCAGGCAATGGGAAAAGGAGCTTCGCGGCGGCGAGAAGCTGGTCGATCCCCTGACCTGGGCCCCGCAGTACGCGGACCTGGGCATGGTAGACGGCGCCAGGGCCGTGGACGCCCTGCTGCGCAGGCTCCTTCGCTGCTGCCTGACCGCCTTTGCCGAGGCCCGGACCCTGGCCGGACTGGCCGAGGCCCTGCGCGGCCTGTGCGACCTCCTTGTGGAGCACGGGGGCGAACTCTGGCGCGACTATCTGCTGGACGCGGAATGCCTTTTCCGCCTGCGCACGTCGCTTCTGCCCGCCCTCGCCCACTCGCGCCTCTCGCACGAGGAGCTGCCGCACTCCGTACTCTTCGCGGTGCTGCGCCAGGTCCTGGCAGGCGAGCGGGTGCCCTTCGAGCCCGAGCCCATCACCGGTCTTCAGGTCGTGGGCATGCTCGAGACGCGGCTGTTGCGCTTCCCGCGCCTCTTCGTGCTGGAAGCCACGGAGGAGCGCCTGCCCGGCACGCCCGGCCACGACCCATTGCTGCCCGACACGCTACGTGCCCGCCTGGGCCTGCCGGACCTGCGCGCCCGGGACACCGTGGCCGCCTACACCTTCTTCCGCCTGCTGGCCGGGGCCGAGGAGGCCGTGCTCTTCTACCGGCAGGGGGACGCGCCGGGCCTGCTCGAGTCCACGCCCGTGCGCAGCCGCTTCGTGGAGATGCTGCTCTGGGAGGAGGAGAAGCGAAGGGGCAGCCTGATCAAGCCGGGCATGCCCCCGCTCGCGAGCGTCAGCCTGCCCCTCTCGCCCATCCGCAGCGAGGCCCTGGCCGTGGAGAAGACCGAGGCGGTTCGCGCCGCGCTCCTGGGGCGCCTGCGGAGCAAAGGGCTCTCGCCCACCGCGCTGGACGCCTACGTGCGCTGCCCCAAGTCCTTCTTCCTGCGCCACGTCTGCCGTCTGCGCCCGCCCGACGAGGTCTCGGAGGACGGCGATCCGGCCGCCCTGGGCAGCCTCGTGCACCGCGTGCTGAGCGACTTCCTCGCGCCGTACGCGGGCCACGAGACGAACCTCGCCGCGCTGCCGGGCGAGGAGCTGGCCGAGCGCTTCTCCTACGCCCTGCGCACCGAGCCATTCTTCCAGTCCATGCCTCTGGACGCGCGCATCGTGCTCGACCGCACCGGCCGCTCGCGGCTGAAGAATTTCCTGGCGGGTCAGCCGCACACCACCATCCTCGCGCTGGAAGAACGCTTCGAGACGCGCCTGCCCTTTGCCGGGGAGGAGATCGCCCTCTCCGGCATCGTCGACCGCCTGGACCGGCGCGGCGGGCGGCTGGTGGTCGTTGACTACAAGACGGGACGGGTCCAGAAGGCGAAGATGGCGCTGTGGGACGACGCGGCCCTCTGGCAGGCCTGCGCGGAGTGGAGTCCCGGGGGGGACGATCCCCTGCCCCGCCTGGCCGGGCCGCTCGGCTCCCTGCAGCTGCCCATGTACATGACGCTCTGCTGGGGGCGCGAGGGCGAGGCGCCCGCCGACGCCGCCTGGGTGGAGCTGGCCGACCAGGGCGCGGAGATTGCCTATTTCCCCAGGAATTTCGGCCAGGAGGAACGCGACCGCGTGATCCGCGAGCTGACGCCCGCGCTGCTGCGCTTCCTGCTGCACCACATGGAGCACGCGCCCACCTTCGAGCCCGTCCCCCAGGACGCCTGCCGCTACTGCGACGTGCGCGGTCCCTGCGGGGCGTGA
- a CDS encoding exodeoxyribonuclease V subunit beta, whose product MPSERMLSDVPREELPTARLLRIRAAAGSGKTHSLTARFLRLLGEAEARDRPLACLAAPQKGHAWPEIMAVTFTNKAAAEMKERLVRELKRRALGDFSGAAGEEWTPEHASDLLDRILRRYHALGVRTIDSLVCLLGRLFALRLHLPPDFGVTFDLAELFDPAFEEFTARCEAADGPDGEAGAALFAQAADTLLAHERKRGFRLRDTLLSRLRDMAGLFRFSTPDVVVEQQAIADLLVPSYDAFRRAAEDMLQCLAKARLSAQKNFLTALERCVGADLFSGPPDSKFLTKSSLTECVLKASQSAVTLEHEDCFRNFLDACDAYRADHAVLDGAYALAPSVALAALLAEDLAELAAREGTLPLPTLYELVRSLLTEDGAVSGAYCRLGARLHHLCLDEFQDTSLEQWTTLEPLALEALAKGGSLYCVGDVKQAIYGWRGGRAELFDDVAGGPLARLAGRHDATLPYNWRSREAVVEFNNTFFSGLADPDLAEELAGRVLGRAPSDIRVAYARDVARAFAASRQEIPPGKRESGTAAGGYVRLERIAGDKKDGDEDEGASPLREAVTRTVLSAAGRRGPGSVAVLVRTNDQAAKVSDWLMAAGLAVVTENSLHLDRHPVVRQILAFLAFLDYPPDDTALATFLTGSMFLAESGLCPSAMHDLLAVRGKGPLYLAFRAAFPEVWERLVAPFFRTAGLVRPYDAAAEIAAAFRVAERDPGHELFVRRFLEIVHQAEENGAGSLAAFLEFWADKGVQEKVPLPESVDAVRVMTIHKAKGLQFPVTVVPFHDWTVSRPDQDYGIVTVRGARVLAPIRSQAVGEAHWEVVGRMAREYLNLLYVAWTRAEDELYAFLPAEPSRFPSPVLAAIELILGDELGEETGERVLERGEPPAQCAAFVPPPPPAPRELPHKSEALELMAWLPRLRVYRHAVEGKADRQAALRGEIAHRAMELLRPVENASPAARRDLAAAAARAALAEFPEAAGVFGDPAALVGQIADMAAWVLERPELARALSEGRREAAILDDEGRTHRADLLLAADTGTLVVEYKTGGPVPEHTTQVQRYLGLAAAMAGMPRPLSGLLVYLDERRLETVPFTEAAREHTP is encoded by the coding sequence ATGCCGTCTGAACGGATGTTGTCCGACGTTCCCCGAGAAGAGCTTCCCACGGCCCGGCTGCTGCGCATCCGCGCGGCCGCGGGCTCCGGCAAGACCCATTCCCTGACCGCGCGCTTCCTGCGCCTTCTGGGCGAGGCCGAGGCGCGCGACCGCCCCCTGGCCTGCCTGGCCGCTCCCCAGAAGGGCCACGCCTGGCCCGAGATCATGGCCGTGACCTTCACCAACAAGGCCGCGGCCGAAATGAAGGAACGGCTGGTGCGCGAGCTCAAGCGCCGGGCGCTGGGCGACTTCTCCGGCGCCGCGGGCGAGGAATGGACGCCCGAGCACGCGTCCGACCTGCTGGACAGGATCCTCAGGCGCTACCACGCGCTCGGCGTGCGCACCATCGACAGCCTGGTCTGCCTGCTCGGCCGCCTCTTCGCCCTGCGCCTGCACCTGCCCCCGGACTTCGGCGTGACCTTCGACCTGGCCGAGCTCTTCGACCCGGCCTTCGAGGAGTTCACGGCGCGCTGCGAGGCCGCTGACGGGCCGGACGGTGAAGCGGGCGCGGCGCTCTTCGCGCAGGCCGCCGACACCCTGCTGGCCCACGAGCGCAAGCGCGGCTTCCGCCTGCGCGACACCCTTCTTTCCCGCCTGCGAGACATGGCCGGACTGTTCCGCTTCTCCACGCCCGACGTGGTCGTGGAGCAGCAGGCCATCGCCGATCTCCTGGTGCCGTCCTACGACGCCTTCCGCCGCGCGGCCGAGGACATGCTGCAGTGCCTCGCGAAGGCGCGCCTCTCGGCCCAGAAGAATTTCCTGACCGCGCTCGAGCGCTGCGTGGGCGCCGATCTCTTCTCCGGCCCGCCGGACTCCAAGTTCCTGACCAAGTCGTCGCTCACGGAATGCGTGCTCAAGGCCTCGCAGTCCGCGGTCACCCTGGAGCACGAGGACTGCTTCCGGAATTTCCTCGACGCCTGCGACGCCTACCGCGCGGACCACGCCGTGCTCGACGGGGCCTACGCCCTGGCGCCCAGCGTGGCCCTTGCCGCGCTCCTGGCCGAGGACCTGGCCGAGCTCGCCGCGCGCGAGGGCACCCTGCCCCTGCCCACGCTCTACGAGCTCGTGCGCTCCCTGCTCACGGAGGACGGGGCCGTGAGCGGGGCCTACTGCCGCCTCGGCGCGCGGCTGCACCACCTCTGTCTGGACGAGTTCCAGGACACGAGCCTCGAGCAGTGGACCACGCTCGAGCCCCTGGCCCTGGAGGCCCTGGCCAAGGGCGGCAGCCTCTACTGCGTGGGCGACGTGAAGCAGGCCATCTACGGCTGGCGCGGCGGCCGCGCGGAACTCTTCGACGACGTGGCCGGAGGTCCCCTGGCCCGCCTGGCGGGGAGGCACGATGCCACCCTGCCCTACAACTGGCGCAGCCGCGAGGCCGTGGTGGAGTTCAACAACACCTTCTTCTCCGGCCTTGCCGACCCGGATCTGGCAGAGGAACTGGCCGGGCGCGTGCTTGGCCGGGCACCGAGCGACATCCGCGTGGCCTATGCCCGCGACGTGGCCCGGGCCTTTGCCGCAAGCCGCCAGGAGATACCGCCCGGCAAGCGCGAAAGCGGCACGGCCGCGGGCGGCTACGTGCGGCTGGAGCGGATTGCGGGCGACAAAAAGGACGGCGACGAGGACGAGGGCGCGTCCCCCCTGCGCGAGGCCGTGACGCGAACCGTACTCTCGGCCGCGGGCAGGCGCGGGCCGGGCAGCGTGGCCGTGCTCGTGCGCACCAACGACCAGGCGGCAAAAGTCAGTGACTGGCTCATGGCCGCGGGACTTGCCGTGGTCACGGAGAACAGCCTGCACCTGGACCGCCACCCGGTCGTGCGCCAGATACTGGCCTTCCTTGCATTTCTCGACTACCCGCCCGACGACACGGCCCTGGCCACGTTCCTCACGGGCTCCATGTTCCTGGCCGAGAGCGGCCTGTGCCCCTCGGCCATGCACGACCTCCTGGCCGTGCGCGGCAAGGGCCCGCTCTACCTCGCCTTCCGCGCGGCCTTCCCCGAGGTCTGGGAACGGCTCGTCGCCCCCTTCTTCCGCACGGCCGGGCTTGTCCGGCCCTACGACGCGGCCGCCGAGATCGCCGCCGCCTTCCGCGTGGCCGAGCGCGATCCGGGCCACGAACTCTTCGTGCGGCGCTTCCTCGAGATAGTGCACCAGGCCGAGGAGAACGGGGCTGGCTCGCTGGCCGCGTTCCTCGAATTCTGGGCCGACAAGGGCGTGCAGGAAAAGGTGCCCCTGCCCGAGAGCGTGGACGCGGTGCGCGTGATGACCATCCACAAGGCCAAGGGGCTGCAGTTCCCGGTGACGGTGGTGCCCTTCCACGACTGGACCGTCTCCAGGCCCGACCAGGACTACGGCATCGTCACGGTGCGCGGGGCGCGCGTGCTCGCGCCCATCCGCAGCCAGGCCGTGGGCGAGGCGCACTGGGAGGTGGTCGGCCGCATGGCGCGGGAATACCTGAACCTGCTCTACGTGGCCTGGACCCGGGCGGAGGACGAGCTCTACGCCTTCCTTCCGGCCGAGCCGTCGCGCTTCCCCTCGCCCGTGCTGGCGGCGATCGAGCTGATCCTGGGCGATGAGCTGGGTGAGGAGACGGGAGAGCGCGTGCTCGAGCGCGGCGAACCGCCCGCACAGTGCGCGGCCTTCGTCCCGCCTCCCCCGCCCGCGCCGCGCGAGCTGCCGCACAAGAGCGAGGCGCTCGAACTCATGGCCTGGTTGCCGAGGCTTCGCGTCTACCGCCATGCGGTGGAGGGCAAGGCCGACCGGCAGGCCGCGCTGCGGGGCGAGATAGCCCACCGCGCCATGGAGCTTCTGCGCCCGGTTGAAAACGCCTCTCCCGCCGCCCGCCGCGATCTCGCAGCTGCCGCGGCCCGGGCCGCGCTGGCCGAATTTCCGGAGGCCGCCGGAGTTTTCGGCGATCCCGCAGCGCTCGTGGGGCAGATCGCGGACATGGCGGCCTGGGTCCTGGAGCGGCCGGAACTCGCCCGGGCCCTGTCCGAGGGCCGCCGCGAGGCCGCCATCCTGGACGACGAGGGACGCACGCACCGGGCGGACCTCCTTCTTGCCGCAGACACGGGCACGCTGGTGGTGGAATACAAGACCGGCGGCCCCGTGCCCGAGCATACGACGCAGGTCCAGCGCTATCTGGGGCTGGCCGCGGCCATGGCGGGCATGCCGCGCCCCCTGTCCGGGCTGCTGGTCTACCTCGACGAGCGCCGCCTGGAAACCGTGCCGTTCACGGAAGCCGCCCGGGAGCACACGCCGTGA